ttgttgctcatgaggcgataaatggtgagagggtgtaaagtaccactcacactggttgaacctcgcctgataactgtctggaccctgatagggtgttccgtggaaggatgacccatcagagatctcgaaagggttgaaccggccctgaaagacaggagtagggtcgccaaaAGAGTGGTGCGAAAgggatcgctggagaggtatataTGAAGGCTGagggttatcgggctcgttttctgagttcggcccaaaagagtgatggtatgaaggtgtcgaactgtgtgaggtagaccgtctagcgggctcaaagaggttcctcctgTTCCTCTGAGGTTCGgcactccttgtgctggaaggagctcgcatgtgtgaaggtccggcctcgtgatcattgtgggtagtgattggccctttgcctcttcctcctcttctgattgttggtggcatatttcctgctttcacaattttaaataaataacaaacaataaaggacaaactaaAGCAACAATTCGGGatcgtcctatgttcttgtctagactcgattacgtgcaattgtgtcattgagattaaacacaaaaggctagtgtttaattcactcaacgttggctctgataccaacctgtcacaccccgattttcacacgtttcaccggtgggcccggtggaggattaccgtgacgtagttagcaacaatacagtcaaacaacacaatatttaaatgcacagcggaagcaaaagatagatatatttcaacttaaTGTTAatgtaatatcatgtatcacaaatagttgaaataatccacaggggatcaaaataaaataggaatAATGTTCAACAGCTTGACGTCCAAGCTTgtgagacttattgtggacgttAGGAggaagccagcctagttcgtttagtacctgcagttaacctttttgggaaaatacgtcagtttacactggtaaatacattcaaccgacacttttgtaaaaggtttaataaaattgatttgaatgcacgtggcacaaacttttataatttgggataattattttaatataatactagtaaacgaattacatgtttctttgcgttcagtagcccgttccgtagaccgggttaaagactaatagacacaccacaggtataatacccacaaggttaatccttaagtgagataccatttttcctatgcagctgtcaggtgtacgcctacaccccgtgcttaggtcgtggccatctcgtaagatgatgccagaGATATcggggacatggtcattaaccccccaaaggctttaagcaaacaaatcaaatttttaacgggtcatctttacaatacttaaccactaatcgattaaggtcaaatgcccgaccaagcggtattctatataccgtaccccaagcccgtatagggaaataagttaaaagtatttacctttgcaagtataattcacaaacagctaatgcaagtagcttttaccgggtctcctattctggaacgaaggtttataataacctattagaatcctaacgggtctttgattaagctttaacttagaccggttagttttaacgaaagatacggttcgaacgcacgattaagcgaagaccggaataaaatgtgatttagatccgacaagtttgaagacttttttaatatgggtaatccaatcacattctggattttgagataaaaacgacaaggtttgacccgtttcggctaatttatgtaacctagttacataaaccgtaccgaacgcgtaaatagcgtaacgggtaaccgtaagagtcttacacaggtttcctaagtcaatatgctctaaagaggttgtgatgtcagtaggataccttccattatgtccataacgagtttaatctcaatatacgccccgtaggggtattttggtcattttaaagattataaaagagatttccgggttatacaggaaatctgagttttctgaccaggttataaagttcaaaatactttatttattatatggaATTAGTAGAaattggattcgggtcaaaataccatgtagaactcattttaggtccggaaagggtatattcggtatttaccgaatcaacgccataaccgcaggttatgagcaggttaaaaataattaaaaatctttaaaaatcccaaaatattattttacatcagtgtgtaaaaggtttggtgtcgaaatttgggtttagatatgctttatgctaattgcactgtttaattacaaaagttttcttaattgcactatttagcataactcctattctagacctcggattgacatgaaattttagggacatgtttagaaatcagtaactaaggttactgtcctttcacatatccaaaattctcgttttaagatcaaaagggcattatggtcaacttttaagcatataacggaaatgtgcaaacgactcggacaaacaacgaaccagccacagagggttataccatcatgtaacctggtcctaagagagtcctaaggcatatctaaatcataccaaaacgggttagaactgaagtcaaagcaaaagtcaaagttttgcgactttcggttccgaaccgggtcaaaacagtaaatggtcggatcaaacaagcttagaccagttataatacttattatcaagttatatgagtgataaaacaggttacatgccatctacattgttaattatgcgttaaatcgaaaattagcattctgttgactttttctaagcaactttgacccgacatttggactagttagagtgggaatcagagggtgcccttttatgggtttaatgcccacataattaccaacatataactatctttgattcgactaatcactggaccatttgtgattaatcgtcaagtcaatcgttaattacgacggattgacttttaagctaaaactaagcaaaaacttaactaagaagggttaagcacacttactgaagtcctatgcacgaccataGATGCTTAGTGAagacacttgagctccagaaatgatcagaagtgttgaatgaaggtgtggttacaatggttgcatctcatggccttttatagtaactTAGACACCTTAGATCATTGCCACACAAGTCTATAATGGATCCCAGATCATCAACACTTGTCCCTAGAgcctaggggtcgtttagggggcacccatgctgctTAATAATGgctctaagtcggttaaaacaccaaacagtgcttctgtccgcatTTTCTGTATCTGGCCATCTCACGGGCCCGCGTCAAAGGTCCttcaacctttacgcggcccgcctgaatctcTCTGACAGAACCAAATCTTTCTACTttccacgcggcccgcataagctcaatgcaactcttacgcggcccgcctgagacctgctgtaagatttttcaaatctttttacaTTATTGCAGCTGGctcttggcgtttcgaaggggtaactttgaactttgggcctttcttatttacgtataagggcctcgtgacttttacacaacttataaatcctcggttagtttattacttcccgaaaagtcataactttcaatgttgacgcttttaacccctcatgtacgaattcgatcataactttctcattttataacggatcttgatgaaatttatatcgtgcattctagtgagcatattttaccgttacaaagcctcgggtttgttaagggtcactcagaggtacaacttaaacatgttgacacatttaacccctgtagcttgtaatctctcactttcttccatattTCGTTCCGTGTGattcatgattcattcgtttgaaggtacgagcatcatgtagggttactgtaaagtatatttatcccttgttgacattttgaacccttgaattcacatactttctacgtttgtcaactttagtcactctgtagtatttattaccacgtgcaaacttatgacacgtgtcattactttataggacgcaaattttcgaggtgttacaaaaccCGTCGTACTTGTAGCGTCTAAGCTTAGACGCTACACTTTTAAACCAAAGAACCAACTAAATTGCAATACGTGTCATGAAAGTTGGAGGTATCGCCCAAAGAGTACCGGAGGCTTCTAAACCTAGACATTTTCCCTGAAAAAATGTTACATTCGCCTCTAAATTGGAGAAGAGTCTAGGCCTAgactttttcttttttcttttttttttcttttccatcACGATTTTAAATGAGCATAATATTTTTATATGAtagtatgttttaaaaaaaatatacaaattaaagattataaaattgtCTTTAATTCGGtgtaaactttttttattatataattataGATATAGATTAAAAAGATTAATAATTAATTTCATATTAAATTCATTTGGttaataatctatactatataataaaagaaatcaattttgggacacttgtcatcatattaggccatatcttatggataattactatttagtttaattaatctcttctaattaattatagataaccctcctattaaatattatttagtttaatctcttatagatgattattatttagtttaattttaatttaatctcttctagaAAAAAATTCATAATAACGAAAcatattttttaataaattatctaaccATAAATTTTAAAATTCGTTTGACGAAAAGGGAACACACtcaaatatcttatttatttattatggGGATTTTAATTATTGTCTATTAGTCTATTTTAAGAAATTTATACATAGTTAGGTTCAATATTTGttgtcatattattattattaaattaaatatataacttgATTGTTCGTACTTAGGTCTTAATTTGTTTGTCATATTATTATATCTAAATATATAACTTGATTGTTATTACTAACCACCTATAGTGTtcgtttatttttgaaaaattagagattaaattcaaaattttgataaatcaCAGGGATCATCCATATACTTTACTCAACATattattttcataatttattACTATCTaactttaaatatatatatatatatatatatatatatatatatataacaaaatgtTGCAATACGTCGCTAAAATCAAGCTAAAAATCTAATAATTATGTAAATATTTTTTGGATTCAAATTATTTTCGGTAATGTGCGAATTATAattgtaactttttatttctcattaatataatgtaatacgtaaatacaataataagtattatataatataatatatttatttttgtatcattttcaaagattacatgtttctttgatGAATTTTATAATAGTAACATACATCAtctttatattaactcatttatgtcaattTGGTATATATAAACGTCTCTATGTTTGgtttgcatttacaagaaatatttattatatagtttagattgttcaacccgtgtaacacacggggaactaacctagtataatataataactacctttaattaaaaaaaattaagtatACATAATTAAATAAGTGAGAAAGggacaaaacaaaaaaaatagtttCAATGGTTAATACGTGTCCCCCTAATTTCATTTATTATGTTGTATAATGGATAGACATAGATATAGTATTATACATCTAGATTATCAAATTGTtgataattataattataatgttAAATTAATCGATTATATAATAATGAAGATAAGTATagaatttaaattaaattatgattttataaGATAACTATCGAGTTTGAATTCAAAACACTAACTTGTCTCCTAAGGTATTGAGGTTATAAATAAAGGTTTAGATAGGTTAAAAGTTGCACCAAACTTACAACCCTCCTCCCTCTTTCTCTCCTATGTCGTTGGCACTAGGGGTGTTTAAAACCGGATATATTAAAATTCGGATATTCGAAATTTTCGGATACTAGATtttactatccgaatccgtatccgaaatttcggatacggactCCGATACTGAATCGGATATacgaaaatccaactttttatttaatttttatttttttattattttttcatattcggaaacggatattttggatagtttcgaatatccgaatataagttttcggatatttttttggatatttcggatattttcggatacttcggatacttcggatattttcggatattcagatatctgaaaaaaaaatgaaaattaaatttttggatattttggatatccgaaaattttgaaaatcactcCGAATCCGAACTGAAAaaatcggatatttcggatatcggatatttcggatcggattttcggatatggatagttttgaacacccctagttggCACCCTTCAACGTCGTCGGCACCAACACCAACCACCGCGTGCCATCGCACACGATTACCGTAGGCCGAAGCAGATGGTTTTGGGTTGCCACAAGCAAGACTAAACCGAAAGATGTTTAGGTTTTCTGGTTGTTTGTGTTAACAGATCTAGGCATCTAGCGAGCGGCTCGTTGAACTCAAGGTGTTACCGACTTGGTTAGTTGTTTCTTCGAAAACGTATGTTTCGATGAACACCTTATGGATGGTTTTATTCCTTCTATTTGGTTTTGCATCTAAAGTCCCTGTGAGCAATCCAAAGTCTAGTTTGGATTGGTTTGTATACATGCTTCCGCTAAATCAAAATATAAAACACGTGTTATAAATGTCAATATAGTATAATAGAGGGTGAAGATTTGtaacaaaataatataaaaataaggATAAAGGACAAAAacagaaataaaataaatattataaaagTATAAACGGTTCaacttaaataaattaaaaaaaactaaaaattaaattaattaaataaataacaaaagggAAAAAAACAACAAAAGTACAACAGTAACACTATGTCACAACTATAATAAATCATACAGATAATTACCACATCAAATACTTAGTTATTTCATTATATTAGCTCTGAAAAACTAATAATCATGAATTGTTGAACTTAAAACTTAAAAGCAACCTACTTGCCATCATATAACAACGAATACTAGAAAAATCCTTATTATTACAACTAAACATATCATGTCATAACTGTAACATCCGATAACAGATAAACTTATTCGTTATATTTGCATTTTATCGGTCTTTAGATAAGACCCATAAAACGAAAATATACGAATTAcataaaccaaacaaacaaacaaacaaaatcttCATATATACGCGAGTTAGCCCTTTTCCTATACATATAAACTGCGCCAAAAAGAATCCAATCTTGTCCAGTCAACTAACTGGTTACTTTGTTGAACTCTGATCTCTGGCAAGTGTTAGCTCTCTCCTCCCTTATGTACCTAGTGAATAACAAAAACCGCAATGTTAATGTTATAACAAATATGTGATGTTACAGGCGATCATGACACGTCGAATGGTGGACTCACTTGCAATAAGGTATAGTACAGTCAAGCTTTGTACAGGTGTTTATGTGTTTCTCTAATACCCACCATGCTCCTTGACAATTTTGGCAACCGTTATGCTTCCTCGTAGTGCATATAGAAACATGTTGGAGAAGGATTTTGATCGTTCGACAATCCGGGTTGCAGCCCTCAACGCTTTTACATAGAGACGCATGATTTAAAGCATCTAGCGCCCTGGTTACCTGCCCATCACAGACAATACCGTTTAGCAtagttatttttaattttttatatgaaaaatttaCCGTTTCTTACCGTCTCTTGATTTTGATCCTGAGGTTGTTCTTCTGTTCTGGTTACGGGGGTAACGTCTGTTGGAGGGTGAATTAAGTTACCGGTATGACAGGTGTCACCTTTTGGTTGGACAACAAGATTGTGATTATAATGATATAGGATCATCATAGTGGAATATTTGGCATGCCCGAGTGTATCGAATTGGTATAGAGAATTCTGGCACTTGTTCAAAAAATCATCGCGCGTCTCGAACAATTTATTCACAAGAACGTCATCTTTATCCTTGGTATCAACGGGTATATAGCTCAGCACATCCTGGATaacaaaaatgattaaaaaatcGGAAATATATGATAACATAggcgttgttgttgttgtatgatGGAACGCACCTCAGAGAGTGGTTTATCTTTACAAGAACCGCATTTGTGCATTCTACTTGGGGAAACACATCTGCAATGAAGGGTTTGTGAGAATGAATGAATAATTTAGGATGCGAAAAAACAAAAATGAATATCGTTTCACCTTGGACATAACTGAATCTTGTTGCATTGGTTGCAACACCATCTACTTCCGGATAATATTACTTGGTTGCAAGATGTGCACGTGTGTTGTAACCGGACAATCATATAGTTTTCCTTGTCGTGCATAATTATTTCGCCGAGCTTTAACATCAAACTCaagttaaaacaaaagaaatattatataaaataataataaagaaatTAGAAAGACCTTGTTCATCACTAAAGCATCCTTTGTGAGGCTTTCGTCTCCGTTGACCATCGAGATTCGCTTAGCACGTGACTTAACACACAATTTTCCTCCGGAGCTTTCTTCATCGTCAAGTTTCTTGCTAATATTTATGGCAGCATCCGACCAACAATCACCATCAAAATACGGCAAACGCGCTGCGCTTACGTTAACGTTTGACGTAGCGAAAAATTCATTGTATAAATTCGTCTGGTCAACCACAATTCCGTCTTTCACAGCTTTCCTGATCATTAACTTGTACCTTCATAAAACATaataaaaccatcaaacaaatggTTTTCTCAAACGCCGAAAAATAATAATGTTACATACCACTGCCGTAGCTTCGTTTTCTCCGGTGTCTTCTGAGTCTTCGGATGACAATAAAAAATATAATCTTCGCCTTTTATAACCGGACATGACCATATATAACAAGACGCAAAACCTCGTTTCTTGCAATGCTCGAGGTATCCAATCTGAATATCGCAAAACATAAGTCGTTATTGCAGAGGATGATAATTATTATTAAACGGATTAAAAGCAAAGGGAAAATACCAGTATTTCATGATAAACGAAGGTGCGCAGAGGCTCTCCGCTTGCGGTTTTTCTTTCGGGCTGAAAGTACTTGACGGAATCAATGTACGAGATATAAACGCATCGGTTGTTAGGCCCGTTACACTCTGATCCAAACTCTTGAACGTACATTCCGAAGAGGCATACATCAACACCTCCTATTTTCTGGAACAATAGAATTAactatttgcaaaaaaaaaaaaaaaaaaaaaaaaaaaaaaaaaaacgttagaTGTCTAGTTTAAAATACTTAATATATCTCTAAATTAACACATTAAGTATAAAATTGCACTTACTTTCGATCTGTATTCAATTTTTTCTGGATAATCTTGTCCGTTAAATATATCTCTAAATTGCTTCTTCACTTCCAACTCTTTGTCCACAGATACCACTACTCGAACAACAAGACCTTCTGCTACAGGTACCTATCGcgatcaaaaaaataaaatatcagTAACGATAATtttcataaatataaaaaaaaaaacacagaaGAAACAGTTTACTTACTTCTTCCGACGCGATTCCAAGAACCTTTGCGGTTTCTTCTCGCTCTTGCTTCATTCGGGTAAAAAGTCGTTGCTCGATGTGATCACTGAGATCAGTGAGCAGTAATTCTTTTGCTCCCAAGACAGTTTTCAGTAACGAGATTCTTGTTCCGTTTTCTGTTTCTTTTAAGCAACATTTTGGACAAACGTATTCGGCTTTCCCTTCTAAATCTGTTTCGTTGTTGTATAGGCCGCAAATCCTATGTTGCCATTGTTGACATGTGTCACATTGTACCCACTGCAATAAACCAATAGTCAACAGTCAAGTAAGgttgtaaaataaataaataaataaacttatttatttattatttaccGAGTCCTCTATTTCCTCATCGTTCATTGCCATGTGAAGTACAGTTTTCGAAACAGAACCTCCTCCACGCGTTATAACAGATGACCCACGAGATCCTTTAAAGCATCCGATACAAATGCAGTGCTGTGTTTTGGTGTTCTCGTCGGTTGACCGATAGTATTTAACGTTTTGCTTGATCCGCACGTCACACGATGAGCAATACACGGGTGTGGGGGCCAGCAAAAGCTTATTCTTCGAGCATAACTGGCATAAGTTTTGACTTTCTGAAGGTTCTGTGCCTCCTGATACGTCCTGcataataaaacatatatatatgTTAGAATTCTCATATGTGATGAAATGGTTTATAATTTATCTAATGTATAATGTAAGAACCTTTTGCGGTTGGATAAAACTTGACAAATGTTCTTTGATTTGAGCAGCAGTCAACGAATCGGTCAACGAGGCACTGAGTTTCTTAACATTCCCGGATCCCAACCCTGACCCGTTATCTTCAAAAGATGTAATCGGTGTGCTTGTCTTCTCGGATTCCAAAACACACGGTTCAATAGATCGCATAGACTCCAAAACGGACTCGTAATCATCTAAAGCTGAGTTAAGCCTACATATTACTTTTTCTTCACGCAGGACCTCGTTAACGTTTGGGCCCAACGCATCTTCACTGTCGGGCTTGGCATCCTTTGTAGAAGCAGAAGATTTAATAAAGCTAGTGTACACATCCATAAGAGTACCGGAGGATTCATTACGGGCCGGTTGAGTTAACACAGGCCCAATTTCCATGAAATCCGGCCCATCTTCACTACTATTGGGCCATTCTTCCAAAGGTGGCAAGTCAACAGGCATATAACTGGAAGCTAGAACATCGAATAGAGTACCACTGTCAACCCAAGATTCATAATTATTTCGCGATCTAGATTCGATAAGATCATTCCCGGGGCCCGCGAAATCAAATTTTCTTTTTCTAGACGGCATGCCGAAAGTAACCGGACCTGGACCACAGATATTGCAATTGAAACCGATACAGTTGTGACTCGAACTTTCTACAGCAACAAGCGGTTGACCCTCCCACGGATTACAATGTGGAATCTGAAACCCGTTTGATTGATTCATCACCGGAAAACGTTGGGGGACCGACGTATAACCTTGCGGTTGCAGGAATGTCCCGCAACTTGACGTATGTGGGTTGTTGTATTGGGTACCCAAAAGGTGAGTAGCCTCtggattgttctggaaatttggCTGCACACCATTTGCTGATATCGGAAAGCCCGTATTACATAAAACACTGCCAGGTGTCACCGTTCTACTTCTACCATCAAAAGCTTGGGCAGCAGGCATCCCGTAATTAAACATGCTTGTGCTAGCAGCATTCTTGATTGGAGATCCTGTAGAAACCGATAATGTATTTTGTTAAAATGCGTACAAACAACCGAATTTACATCCAACTTCGCGTAACATACCTCCAAAACATTGGGGATTCGACATGTTGATAGACGCAGTGTGTCCGATATTCATTGATGAATCAGAGTTTTGGAACCTTGAAGACGGAATGGGAACAACTCCACCGAATAGCATTTGATTATGATTTACATCCATTGTCCCCTCGTGATTTAACTTTACAACACCATATCCCTATAAAATTTCAACAAATGTATGTAGGGGTAAGTGGCGTGTTCATTTCAAAATCAACACATAAATCACTTGTACGTACGTAGTACATTGATGATTTAATGAGTTAGTGAAGTAAACCTTATGTATTACATTACACTTAAAACAAAACATACAACTATTTATCATAGTTCTCAACATAATATCGGTTCTAAAAACAACATccctatatacatatacacatatatatatatatagagagagagagatgtgttCATTtcagaacaaaaaaaaaaaaaaatcgttgaGAAATACGAGAACCGCATAATGTACTCGTATGTTTTGCTTTAAGTGTGATACAGAAGCCGGTTACATAACTCCCTCCCTACAATCtcattaaatcatcaataaatTTATGTGTTACTCGCAAGTCTCAACATAAATTTGGTTATGAAATAAACGTGTCTCTACACACACGCACATATATATAcacgtgtgtgtatatatgtatacgtTATTTCAAAGTGTTTCAAGTCAAAATTTATACAAAAGATAAGGCGATCATTCTCACCATCCGATTCTCAATCGAATTCGAGAACTGGTTGTTCGGGTCCTTCAAAAAATTTGAAAGACCAATCCACGTATCCTTCTCGTTCGTGTCCGTACAATTACCGATACTACAAAAAAAATCACAACGAGTTCATCAAAACCTAAGAAAACCCACAAAAAACAAAGACGAAACAAGATAAAAGAACTAACAAGTTAGAGAAAAAGCCATCGGCATTATTGTTGACGATGAAATCCGGTTGTTTCCGAAGATAATTGACGGGAACTGATCCGTAGATCATGTTGCGTGATCAAGAAGATCAAGAAGGGAGAGGGGGTTTTGGGAACAACATGAGAAACCCTAGATTGTGAGTTGAAgaaacaaaggaaagtatagtATAGAGCTCAGGCTTAGCCCCCAAGGCGAACGGTCGGGTCGTTTTGCGATTTTATAGGTTTTGATTTCTTTGTAGGGGCCACAACTCTAACAAACACCATTGAATTTTTATGACTTTGGTTCAAATAATAAGGTTAAGTACAAATAAAAACTTATGATATAATAACCTATAAAAAAACTTATGATAAAATAACAAGTATTAAGTTGGTGATAAGGCATTATTTCTAAAATATTCGTGGATGATCATCTAGTAACAATAATATTGGGTATTGTACTTTTAACTAGAACTAGTGATTTGTACTCGGACTCCAAAGCGTGGCATGCtgatttttaacaaaattttaatcGTAACATAGACGTGATAGTATCTAAAACTAAATTATTAAAAATTTAAACACAAAAAACATATTGGTACGATATGAAACTTGATATAGCAAGTGAAAGAGAAAAAAAACAAAGTCATGATGTGTCCAAAAAGATATCTAAACGTGTGTTTATATCAATTGAAAATCataaagaaaaatatataaatgtttgCGATAGTACCGTTACCGGTTTTGTTCCGTCGGAATTGGCGTCGTATAGATATTGTTAGAATGGTATCAATAAGGTTCGTCATGGTTTCGACACCCTCTATAGCTTACTATATAAAAAGGATGCTCGGTTGTGAATACAACAAGTTTTTCAACGAAATTTATAACGGAAACCGTAAAAACGAATTTTGCCACGTTACTTAAATTGTTCGAACGATATGGGTTTGGTTCATCATGATAAAGAACAAAAAACAGTTATATTTGACTCGTTTGATCTTGAAGAAAACTTGTATCGAAACGTGGATAAAACTAAGTACGTCAAGATAGCTTTGATAACGTATACGATTGTGCATCGGTTACTTTTACATTACTGTCCACAATTCGGTTTCAAAAATTTTTTATATCAGAATATAGATACAAATAGGCACGCCACAAAAAACATAC
The sequence above is drawn from the Helianthus annuus cultivar XRQ/B chromosome 12, HanXRQr2.0-SUNRISE, whole genome shotgun sequence genome and encodes:
- the LOC118484922 gene encoding probable histone acetyltransferase HAC-like 1, translating into MMILYHYNHNLVVQPKGDTCHTGNLIHPPTDVTPVTRTEEQPQDQNQETVTRALDALNHASLCKSVEGCNPDCRTIKILLQHVSICTTRKHNGCQNCQGAWWVLEKHINTCTKLDCTIPYCKYIREERANTCQRSEFNKVTS
- the LOC110884198 gene encoding histone acetyltransferase HAC12, which produces MIYGSVPVNYLRKQPDFIVNNNADGFFSNFIGNCTDTNEKDTWIGLSNFLKDPNNQFSNSIENRMGYGVVKLNHEGTMDVNHNQMLFGGVVPIPSSRFQNSDSSMNIGHTASINMSNPQCFGGSPIKNAASTSMFNYGMPAAQAFDGRSRTVTPGSVLCNTGFPISANGVQPNFQNNPEATHLLGTQYNNPHTSSCGTFLQPQGYTSVPQRFPVMNQSNGFQIPHCNPWEGQPLVAVESSSHNCIGFNCNICGPGPVTFGMPSRKRKFDFAGPGNDLIESRSRNNYESWVDSGTLFDVLASSYMPVDLPPLEEWPNSSEDGPDFMEIGPVLTQPARNESSGTLMDVYTSFIKSSASTKDAKPDSEDALGPNVNEVLREEKVICRLNSALDDYESVLESMRSIEPCVLESEKTSTPITSFEDNGSGLGSGNVKKLSASLTDSLTAAQIKEHLSSFIQPQKDVSGGTEPSESQNLCQLCSKNKLLLAPTPVYCSSCDVRIKQNVKYYRSTDENTKTQHCICIGCFKGSRGSSVITRGGGSVSKTVLHMAMNDEEIEDSWVQCDTCQQWQHRICGLYNNETDLEGKAEYVCPKCCLKETENGTRISLLKTVLGAKELLLTDLSDHIEQRLFTRMKQEREETAKVLGIASEEVPVAEGLVVRVVVSVDKELEVKKQFRDIFNGQDYPEKIEYRSKLILLFQKIGGVDVCLFGMYVQEFGSECNGPNNRCVYISYIDSVKYFQPERKTASGEPLRTFVYHEILIGYLEHCKKRGFASCYIWSCPVIKGEDYIFYCHPKTQKTPEKTKLRQWYKLMIRKAVKDGIVVDQTNLYNEFFATSNVNVSAARLPYFDGDCWSDAAINISKKLDDEESSGGKLCVKSRAKRISMVNGDESLTKDALVMNKLGEIIMHDKENYMIVRLQHTCTSCNQVILSGSRWCCNQCNKIQLCPRCVSPSRMHKCGSCKDKPLSEDVLSYIPVDTKDKDDVLVNKLFETRDDFLNKCQNSLYQFDTLGHAKYST